One window from the genome of Planctomicrobium piriforme encodes:
- a CDS encoding DUF1598 domain-containing protein: MTQRSILVLAACCWLVSFESASAQFGNGGGFGGNQPGGGSGIVIDAEGVIELRQVRPLPPAALKKQIDKFASGSLPADVIVATEERIVSLKNLSTLLRERLDANKPVPLEVAYLAGLQRIDTVAFDPEAGDIFLVGPADAFGPDNVGRMVGRSNGRPVMRLEDLITALRCEGSTRGSIGCSIDPTADNMARLQDYLRSNSSPATTGEVQQRFRMMATVLGPQEISIWGVPDGSHFALALVEADLRMKRIAMGSEPAGVPGVRSHLSLLRPQGNSLQRWWFVPFYEPLETNAEQTVFRLKGQRAKLMAQEEISDASGRRDDAKFTRPSTEKFAQLFTENFQELADHTPAFGELQNLYDLAVAATLIRQSSGRRAAPDFMTLLLSDERLQPATYPVPKTVPSASTFRTAGAGSLIGLVGGVTIDLQPVVRSTRTGTTPRVDSLRQTVGNTKLFGDAAK, translated from the coding sequence ATGACTCAACGTTCGATCCTCGTGCTGGCGGCGTGCTGCTGGTTAGTCAGCTTTGAGTCTGCATCCGCTCAATTTGGGAACGGCGGCGGCTTTGGCGGGAACCAGCCCGGCGGCGGATCGGGGATTGTCATCGACGCCGAAGGGGTCATCGAACTGCGTCAGGTCCGGCCGTTACCTCCGGCGGCGCTCAAGAAGCAGATCGACAAATTTGCGAGCGGCAGCTTGCCGGCCGATGTGATCGTCGCGACGGAAGAACGAATTGTCTCCTTGAAAAACCTGTCGACTCTGCTGCGCGAACGGCTCGATGCGAACAAACCGGTTCCGCTTGAAGTCGCTTACCTGGCCGGATTGCAGAGAATCGATACCGTGGCGTTCGACCCCGAAGCAGGCGACATCTTTCTCGTCGGTCCTGCCGATGCGTTTGGACCGGACAACGTCGGACGGATGGTGGGACGGAGCAATGGCAGACCGGTGATGCGGCTGGAAGACCTGATCACGGCGCTGCGCTGTGAAGGTTCGACGCGGGGATCAATCGGCTGCTCGATCGACCCGACCGCCGACAACATGGCTCGGCTGCAGGATTATCTGCGGTCCAATTCCTCCCCCGCCACGACCGGAGAAGTGCAACAGCGGTTCCGTATGATGGCCACGGTGCTCGGTCCGCAGGAGATTTCCATCTGGGGCGTGCCGGACGGATCGCATTTCGCGCTGGCGCTCGTCGAAGCAGACCTGCGAATGAAGCGGATTGCCATGGGCTCCGAACCGGCTGGCGTGCCAGGTGTTCGCAGCCATCTTTCGCTGCTAAGACCACAGGGGAACAGCCTGCAGCGGTGGTGGTTCGTGCCGTTCTATGAACCGCTGGAGACGAATGCCGAGCAGACCGTGTTCCGACTCAAAGGGCAACGAGCGAAGCTGATGGCGCAGGAAGAAATCAGCGATGCCAGCGGACGACGCGACGACGCCAAGTTCACGCGGCCCAGCACCGAAAAGTTTGCTCAGTTATTTACGGAGAACTTCCAGGAGCTGGCCGACCACACCCCGGCATTCGGCGAATTGCAGAACCTGTACGATCTGGCTGTTGCTGCCACGCTGATTCGCCAGTCGAGCGGCCGTCGTGCGGCTCCGGATTTCATGACGCTCTTGCTGTCGGATGAACGCCTGCAACCGGCAACCTATCCGGTGCCGAAAACGGTCCCCTCGGCCTCGACGTTTCGCACCGCAGGAGCGGGGTCGCTGATTGGACTGGTGGGCGGAGTGACCATCGACCTGCAGCCGGTCGTCCGTTCTACTCGCACTGGCACGACTCCGCGAGTCGATTCGCTCCGGCAGACAGTGGGAAACACCAAGCTGTTTGGCGACGCGGCAAAGTAG
- a CDS encoding tetratricopeptide repeat protein, protein MAQENKWAGDCYRRGNDAMQKQNWDLALEMFSTCVKLVPDNLVYRQYLRQCAKKKYGDNGKGAGTFEKTKLMGIRSRVKKARQAENWEEASKAIEEGLYLNPWDTQLNLDLADVSKKLDRGEIAKFAYMEAIRTDQKNKEIYVALANLLRERAEYDDAVKVWEQVAKLDPSDLTAMRKITEIQTEKTTHRGGYEDAENTRSVMANKNLAAKGGGVGGNSIAPGESVETDLKHAIRKEPGRLEPYLKLAAHYKATKRYQDSYDSLQKAFEVSKNDPSVGEQLEDAELLLMKHGLEEAKEKANKSSDPEDRKRAAELSTGLRDRKIEVLTKRVERYPANLAVKFELAELLMQLQKWGLAIPLLQKSAQDPRHKARSYVSLGKCFVYDKKLQLARGQFERAVPDLNVDTDPDTYKECHYLLGRVCEEMKDPPSAEKHYGEVLVIDYEYKDTRERLERLQGGEG, encoded by the coding sequence GTGGCGCAAGAAAACAAATGGGCAGGCGATTGCTACCGTCGCGGCAATGATGCGATGCAGAAGCAGAACTGGGATCTCGCTCTTGAGATGTTCAGCACCTGCGTCAAGCTGGTTCCAGACAATCTGGTCTACCGTCAGTACCTGCGGCAGTGTGCGAAAAAGAAATACGGCGATAACGGCAAAGGGGCCGGGACGTTCGAAAAGACGAAGCTGATGGGCATCCGCAGCCGCGTCAAAAAAGCCCGGCAGGCCGAGAATTGGGAAGAGGCCTCGAAGGCGATCGAGGAAGGCTTGTACCTGAACCCCTGGGACACGCAGCTCAATCTCGACCTGGCGGACGTCTCGAAGAAGCTGGACCGCGGCGAGATCGCCAAGTTCGCCTACATGGAAGCGATTCGCACCGACCAGAAGAACAAGGAGATCTACGTTGCTCTGGCGAACCTGCTGCGCGAACGAGCCGAGTACGATGACGCCGTGAAGGTCTGGGAACAGGTGGCGAAGCTCGATCCTTCCGACCTGACCGCCATGCGGAAAATCACCGAGATCCAGACCGAGAAGACGACGCACCGCGGCGGTTACGAAGATGCCGAAAATACGCGGAGCGTGATGGCCAACAAGAATCTCGCCGCCAAGGGGGGCGGCGTCGGCGGAAACAGCATCGCGCCTGGCGAATCCGTCGAGACAGACCTGAAGCACGCGATCCGCAAGGAGCCGGGTCGCCTCGAGCCGTACCTGAAGCTCGCGGCTCATTATAAGGCGACGAAGCGCTATCAGGATTCGTATGATTCGCTGCAGAAAGCCTTCGAAGTCTCGAAGAACGACCCCAGCGTCGGCGAACAGCTTGAAGACGCCGAACTACTGCTGATGAAGCACGGACTCGAAGAAGCCAAGGAGAAGGCCAACAAATCCTCCGATCCGGAAGACCGAAAACGTGCCGCCGAACTCTCGACAGGGCTTCGCGACCGGAAAATTGAAGTGCTGACCAAACGGGTCGAACGGTATCCGGCAAACCTGGCCGTCAAGTTCGAACTCGCCGAGCTGCTGATGCAGTTGCAGAAATGGGGACTCGCGATTCCCTTGCTGCAGAAGTCAGCCCAGGATCCCCGGCACAAGGCGAGATCGTATGTGTCACTGGGGAAGTGCTTTGTCTACGACAAGAAACTGCAGCTTGCTCGCGGGCAGTTTGAGCGCGCGGTGCCGGACCTGAATGTGGATACCGATCCCGACACCTACAAAGAGTGCCATTACCTGTTAGGCCGGGTGTGCGAAGAAATGAAAGACCCGCCGTCTGCTGAGAAGCACTACGGCGAAGTGCTGGTGATCGACTACGAATATAAAGACACCCGCGAACGTCTGGAACGCCTGCAGGGGGGCGAGGGATAG